A single region of the Brassica rapa cultivar Chiifu-401-42 chromosome A03, CAAS_Brap_v3.01, whole genome shotgun sequence genome encodes:
- the LOC103859327 gene encoding alanine--glyoxylate aminotransferase 2 homolog 3, mitochondrial isoform X1: MRMLTTAVNTLLKRENSFLQRHGFAHVVAQRTNSVHQTETKAPKIPPFSYSPPPYDGPSTAEIIAKRREFLSPALFHFYNTPLNIVEGKKQYVFDETGRRYLDAFGGIATVSCGHSHPEVVESVIKQLKLIQHSTTLYLNHTISDFAEALVSTLPGDLKVVFFTNSGTEANELAMMMARLYTGCNDVVSLRNSYHGNAAATMGATAQSNWKFNVVQSGVHHAINPDPYRGIFGSDGEKYAREVHDLIQFGTSGQVAGFIGESIQGVGGIVELAPGYLPVAYDIVRRAGGVCIADEVQSGFARTGTHFWGFQSHGVIPDIVTMAKGIGNGIPLGAVVTTPEIAGVLSRRFYFNTFGGNPMCTAAGHAVLRVIREEKLQENALFVGSHLTRKLTQLKDKYELIGDVRGRGLMLGVEFVTDRDLKTPAKSETLHLMDQMKEMGVLVGKGGFYGNVFRITPPLCFTLPDADFLVDVMDHALSKIG; this comes from the exons ATGCGGATGTTGACGACGGCGGTAAATACATTACTGAAACGGGAAAACTCATTTCTCCAACGTCATGGCTTCGCACATGTAGTAGCTCAAAGAACAAACTCCGTTCACCAGACCGAAACAAAAGCTCCGAAAATACCCCCGTTCAGTTATTCTCCGCCGCCTTACGACGGTCCTTCCACCGCAGAGATCATCGCCAAGCGGCGAGAGTTCCTCAGCCCCGCTCTGTTCCACTTCTACAATACTCCA TTAAACATTGTGGAGGGAAAGAAGCAATATGTATTCGACGAGACGGGACGGCGATATTTAGATGCCTTCGGAGGAATAGCGACGGTTTCATGTGGCCATAGCCACCCGGAAGTAGTTGAATCCGTCATCAAACAGTTAAAGCTTATTCAACACTCCACCACCCTTTACCTTAATCACACCATCTCTGATTTCGCTGAAGCTCTTGTCTCCACCCTCCCCGGAGATCTCAag GTTGTGTTTTTTACAAACTCTGGTACGGAGGCGAATGAGTTGGCGATGATGATGGCTAGGCTGTACACTGGATGTAACGATGTGGTTTCACTTAGGAACTCTTACCATGGAAACGCAGCTGCCACAATGGGAGCCACTGCTCAGTCCAACTGGAAATTCAACGTCGTTCag AGTGGTGTACATCACGCGATAAATCCAGATCCTTACCGGGGAATATTCGGATCAGACGGTGAAAAGTACGCCAGGGAGGTACATGACCTGATCCAATTCGGAACTTCTGGTCAAGTCGCCGGTTTCATCGGCGAATCTATCCAG GGAGTTGGAGGAATCGTGGAGCTGGCTCCCGGATACTTACCGGTGGCATACGACATCGTGAGGAGAGCCGGAGGAGTTTGCATCGCCGATGAAGTTCAGTCCGGTTTCGCTCGTACCGGAACCCATTTCTGGGGATTCCAATCCCATGGTGTTATCCCCGACATTGTCACCATGGCCAAG GGGATCGGGAACGGCATCCCGCTTGGAGCGGTGGTGACAACACCGGAGATCGCCGGCGTTCTAAGCCGACGgttttattttaatactttCGGTGGAAACCCAATGTGCACTGCCGCGGGACATGCAGTCCTTAGAGTCATTCGGGAAGAGAAGCTCCAAGAGAACGCTTTATTCGTTGGCTCTCATCTTACACGTAAACTTACACAACTCAAAGACAAATACGAAC TCATCGGAGACGTTAGAGGAAGAGGATTGATGCTAGGAGTTGAGTTTGTGACAGACCGTGACTTAAAAACTCCGGCTAAATCAGAGACTCTTCATCTAATGGATCAAATGAAAG AGATGGGAGTGTTGGTGGGTAAAGGTGGGTTCTATGGGAACGTCTTCAGAATCACTCCTCCTCTCTGCTTCACCCTGCCTGACGCTG attTCCTTGTGGATGTGATGGATCACGCATTGTCCAAGAT tggATAA
- the LOC103859327 gene encoding alanine--glyoxylate aminotransferase 2 homolog 3, mitochondrial isoform X2 yields MRMLTTAVNTLLKRENSFLQRHGFAHVVAQRTNSVHQTETKAPKIPPFSYSPPPYDGPSTAEIIAKRREFLSPALFHFYNTPLNIVEGKKQYVFDETGRRYLDAFGGIATVSCGHSHPEVVESVIKQLKLIQHSTTLYLNHTISDFAEALVSTLPGDLKVVFFTNSGTEANELAMMMARLYTGCNDVVSLRNSYHGNAAATMGATAQSNWKFNVVQSGVHHAINPDPYRGIFGSDGEKYAREVHDLIQFGTSGQVAGFIGESIQGVGGIVELAPGYLPVAYDIVRRAGGVCIADEVQSGFARTGTHFWGFQSHGVIPDIVTMAKGIGNGIPLGAVVTTPEIAGVLSRRFYFNTFGGNPMCTAAGHAVLRVIREEKLQENALFVGSHLTRKLTQLKDKYELIGDVRGRGLMLGVEFVTDRDLKTPAKSETLHLMDQMKEMGVLVGKGGFYGNVFRITPPLCFTLPDADFLVDVMDHALSKM; encoded by the exons ATGCGGATGTTGACGACGGCGGTAAATACATTACTGAAACGGGAAAACTCATTTCTCCAACGTCATGGCTTCGCACATGTAGTAGCTCAAAGAACAAACTCCGTTCACCAGACCGAAACAAAAGCTCCGAAAATACCCCCGTTCAGTTATTCTCCGCCGCCTTACGACGGTCCTTCCACCGCAGAGATCATCGCCAAGCGGCGAGAGTTCCTCAGCCCCGCTCTGTTCCACTTCTACAATACTCCA TTAAACATTGTGGAGGGAAAGAAGCAATATGTATTCGACGAGACGGGACGGCGATATTTAGATGCCTTCGGAGGAATAGCGACGGTTTCATGTGGCCATAGCCACCCGGAAGTAGTTGAATCCGTCATCAAACAGTTAAAGCTTATTCAACACTCCACCACCCTTTACCTTAATCACACCATCTCTGATTTCGCTGAAGCTCTTGTCTCCACCCTCCCCGGAGATCTCAag GTTGTGTTTTTTACAAACTCTGGTACGGAGGCGAATGAGTTGGCGATGATGATGGCTAGGCTGTACACTGGATGTAACGATGTGGTTTCACTTAGGAACTCTTACCATGGAAACGCAGCTGCCACAATGGGAGCCACTGCTCAGTCCAACTGGAAATTCAACGTCGTTCag AGTGGTGTACATCACGCGATAAATCCAGATCCTTACCGGGGAATATTCGGATCAGACGGTGAAAAGTACGCCAGGGAGGTACATGACCTGATCCAATTCGGAACTTCTGGTCAAGTCGCCGGTTTCATCGGCGAATCTATCCAG GGAGTTGGAGGAATCGTGGAGCTGGCTCCCGGATACTTACCGGTGGCATACGACATCGTGAGGAGAGCCGGAGGAGTTTGCATCGCCGATGAAGTTCAGTCCGGTTTCGCTCGTACCGGAACCCATTTCTGGGGATTCCAATCCCATGGTGTTATCCCCGACATTGTCACCATGGCCAAG GGGATCGGGAACGGCATCCCGCTTGGAGCGGTGGTGACAACACCGGAGATCGCCGGCGTTCTAAGCCGACGgttttattttaatactttCGGTGGAAACCCAATGTGCACTGCCGCGGGACATGCAGTCCTTAGAGTCATTCGGGAAGAGAAGCTCCAAGAGAACGCTTTATTCGTTGGCTCTCATCTTACACGTAAACTTACACAACTCAAAGACAAATACGAAC TCATCGGAGACGTTAGAGGAAGAGGATTGATGCTAGGAGTTGAGTTTGTGACAGACCGTGACTTAAAAACTCCGGCTAAATCAGAGACTCTTCATCTAATGGATCAAATGAAAG AGATGGGAGTGTTGGTGGGTAAAGGTGGGTTCTATGGGAACGTCTTCAGAATCACTCCTCCTCTCTGCTTCACCCTGCCTGACGCTG attTCCTTGTGGATGTGATGGATCACGCATTGTCCAAGATGTGA
- the LOC103859328 gene encoding regulatory-associated protein of TOR 1 — protein MALGDLMVSRFSQSSVSLASSHRYDDDCVSSSQGDSSRRKDSDATSSIYGNGTAERASATSMAYLPQTIVLRELRHDASEASALLGTSEGIVLAPKWRLKERMKTGCVALVLCLNITVDPPDVIKISPCARIEAWIDPFSMAPPKALETIGQNLSTQYERWQPRARYKVQLDPTVDEVRKLCLTCRKYAKTERVLFHYNGHGVPKPTANGEIWVFNKSYTQYIPLPISDLDSWLKTPSIYVFDCSAARMILNAFAELHDWGSSGSSGSTRDCILLAACDVHETLPQSVEFPADVFTACLTTPIKMALKWFCRRSLLKEIIDESLIDRIPGRQNDRKTLLGELNWIFTAVTDTIAWNVLPHELFQRLFRQDLLVASLFRNFLLAERIMRSANCNPISHPMLPPTHQHHMWDAWDMAAEICLSHLPQLVLDPNAEFQPSPFFTEQLTAFEVWLDHGSEHKKPPEQLPIVLQVLLSQCHRFRALVLLGRFLDMGSWAVDLALSVGIFPYVLKLLQTTTNELRQILVFIWTKILALDKSCQIDLVKDGGHTYFIRFLDSSGAFPEQRAMAAFVLAVIVDGHRRGQEACLEANLIGVCLGHLEASIPSDPQPEPLFLQWLCLCLGKLWEDFMEAQIMGREANAFQKLAPLVSEPQPEVRAAAVFALGTLVDIGFDSSKSVVDDEFDDDEKIRAEEAIIKSLLDVVSDGSPLVRAEVAVGLARFAFGHKQHLKSAASSYCKPQSSSLLTSLPSIAKLHDAGNAKLVSLHMSPLTRASTDSQPVAREAKISSSPLGSAGLMNGSPLSDDSSLHSDSGIMLDSVSNGAGHHQRLLDNAVYSQCIRAMFALARDPSPRIASLGRRVLSIIGIEQVVAKSSKPTGRLGEAATTSNTPLTGLARSSSWFDMHAGNLPLSFRTPPVSPPRTNYLLRRVCSLEFKPHLLGSPDSGLADPPLGVSGSERSLLPLSTIYSWSCGHFSKPLLGGTDASQEIVTKREEKEKFALEHIAKCQHSSISKLSNNPIANWDTRFETGTKTALLHPFSPIVVAADENERIRVWNYEEATLLNGFDNHDFPDKGISKLCLINELDDSFLLVASCDGSVRIWKNYATKGKQKLVTGFSSIQGHKPSARDLNAVVDWQQQSGYLYASGEVSTVALWDLEKEQLLRSIPSESECGVTALSASQVHGGQLAAGFADGSLRLYDIRSPEPLVCATRPHQKVERVVGLSFQPGLDLAKVVSASQAGDIQFLDLRTTKDTYLTIDAHRGSLTALAVHRHAPIIASGSAKQLIKVFSLQGEQLGIIRYYPSFMAQKIGSVSCLAFHPYQVLLAAGAADSFVSVYTHDNSQAR, from the exons ATGGCATTGGGAGACTTAATGGTATCTCGGTTCTCGCAATCCTCAGTTTCTCTGGCCTCCAGTCACCGCTACGACGACGACTGTGTCTCCTCCAGTCAAGGTGATTCCTCGCGGAGGAAAGATTCCGATGCTACGAGTAGTATCTACGGAAATGGTACGGCGGAGCGAGCCTCCGCTACCAGCATGGCGTACTTGCCGCAGACTATCGTCCTCCGGGAGCTTAGGCACGACGCGTCCGAGGCGTCTGCGCTCTTGGGGACTTCCGAGGGGATTGTGTTGGCTCCTAAATGGCGGCTTAAAGAGCGA ATGAAAACAGGATGTGTAGCTCTAGTTCTGTGTTTAAACATTACTGTTGATCCGCCGGATGTTATAAAGATATCTCCTTGTGCAAGAATCGAGGCTTGGATAG ACCCATTTTCCATGGCGCCGCCAAAAGCTCTCGAGACTATTGGACAAAACTTGAGCACTCAGTATGAAAGATGGCAACCAAGG GCTCGATATAAGGTTCAGTTAGATCCGACGGTAGACGAAGTCAGGAAGCTGTGCTTGACTTGTCGGAAATATGCAAAGACCGAGAGGGTTCTATTCCATTATAATGGGCATGGTGTGCCAAAGCCTACAGCTAATGGGGAAATTTGGGTATTCAACAAG AGTTATACGCAGTACATTCCATTGCCAATCAGTGATCTTGATTCCTGGTTGAAGACACCGTCCATCTATGTTTTTGACTGCTCTGCTGCTAGGATGATTCTTAATGCGTTTGCTGAG CTTCATGATTGGGgttcgtctggttcctctggaTCCACAAGGGATTGTATTCTACTTGCTGCTTGTGACGTACATGAGACACTTCCTCAGAGCGTTGAATTTCCAGCTGATGTTTTTACTGCTTGCCTCACGACACCCATTAAAATGGCGTTAAAATG GTTCTGCAGGCGTTCTCTTCTAAAAGAAATAATCGATGAATCACTTATTGACAGAATTCCCGGCCGCCAAAATGACCGTAAGACATTGTTAGGGGAGTTGAATTGGATCTTCACAGCAGTGACGGATACAATTGCATGGAATGTGCTTCCTCATG AACTTTTCCAGAGATTATTCAGACAGGATTTGTTGGTCGCTAGCCTTTTCCGAAATTTCTTACTTGCTGAGAGAATAATGCGGTCCGCAAATTGTAATCCAATATCTCACCCTATGCTACCTCCTACGCATCAACATCATATGTG GGATGCATGGGATATGGCTGCTGAAATCTGCCTTTCGCACCTTCCCCAACTTGTTCTGGACCCAAACGCAGAGTTCCAGCCAAGTCCATTTTTTACTGAGCAATTAACAGCTTTTGAGGTGTGGCTTGATCATGGATCTGAGCATAAGAAGCCACCGGAGCAATTGCCTATTGTTCTTCAG GTGTTACTTAGCCAATGCCATCGGTTTCGTGCTCTTGTACTTCTTGGAAGATTTCTTGATATGGGTTCATGGGCCGTGGATCTG GCTTTGTCTGTTGGAATATTCCCATATGTGCTGAAGCTTCTGCAAACAACAACAAATGAGCTAAGACAGATCCTTGTTTTCATATGGACAAAAATTCTGGCACTTGATAAG TCATGTCAAATTGACCTTGTGAAGGATGGGGGGCATACATACTTCATAAGATTTCTAGATAGTTCGGGTGCATTTCCAGAACAACGAGCTATGGCTGCTTTTGTTCTGGCTGTCATAGTGGACGGACACCGACGAGGCCAGGAAGCATGTCTTGAAGCAAATTTGATTGGTGTTTGTCTGGGGCACCTTGAAGCATCGATACCAAGTGATCCACAGCCAGAACCATTGTTTTTACAATGGCTTTGTCTTTGTCTTGGAAAGTTGTGGGAAGATTTTATGGAGGCCCAAATAATGGGCAGGGAGGCAAATGCTTTTCAAAAATTGGCACCTCTGGTTTCCGAGCCCCAACCTGAG GTAAGGGCTGCTGCTGTTTTTGCCCTGGGTACCTTAGTTGATATTGGGTTTGACTCTAGTAAAAGTGTTGTGGACGATGaatttgatgatgatgaaaagaTTAGAGCAGAAGAAGCTATCATTAAAAGTCTCTTAGATGTTGTCTCAGATGGGAGTCCACTTGTCCGGGCAGAGGTTGCTGTAG GTCTTGCACGTTTTGCCTTCGGCCACAAACAGCACCTAAAGTCAGCCGCATCTTCATATTGCAAGCCTCAGTCAAGTTCTTTGCTTACTTCGCTCCCTTCAATAGCTAAACTCCATGATGCTGGGaatgcaaaacttgtttctTTACACATGAGTCCTCTGACTAGAGCTAGCACTGATAGCCAACCAGTGGCTCGTGAGGCCAAGATCTCAAGCAGCCCTCTTGGCTCGGCTGGGCTGATGAATGGATCTCCATTATCTGATGATTCTTCGTTACATTCTGATTCTGGAATCATGCTTGACAGTGTCAGCAATGGAGCTGGCCATCACCAAAGACTATTGGACAATGCTGTTTATTCGCAGTGCATTCGAGCTATGTTTGCCTTAGCTAGAGACCCATCTCCACGTATTGCAAGTCTCGGGCGGCGTGTGCTTTCTATCATTGGAATCGAACAAGTTGTTGCGAAATCCTCGAAGCCCACTGGCCGACTAGGGGAAGCCGCAACGACATCTAACACTCCTCTTACTGGCCTAGCTCGTTCATCCTCATGGTTTGATATGCATGCAG GTAATCTGCCCTTAAGTTTTAGGACTCCTCCGGTCAGCCCTCCTAGAACAAACTATCTACTGAGGAGAGTTTGTTCGCTAGAGTTCAAACCTCATCTGTTGGGTTCACCAGACTCAGGATTGGCTGATCCGCCTTTAGGCGTCAGTGGATCTGAAAGGAGTTTGCTCCCATTATCAACTATCTACAGCTGGAGCTGTGGCCACTTTTCTAAACCGCTTCTTGGTGGGACGGATGCTAGTCAAGAGATAGTTAccaaaagagaagagaaagaaaaattcGCACTCGAGCATATTGCAAAATGCCAGCACTCCT CTATTAGCAAGCTCAGCAATAATCCTATTGCCAACTGGGATACGAGGTTTGAAACGGGAACAAAGACAGCTCTCCTTCACCCTTTCTCTCCTATTGTAGTTGCTGCGGATGAGAATGAACGGATCAG AGTCTGGAACTATGAGGAAGCAACTCTTCTCAATGGCTTTGACAATCATGATTTTCCTGACAAAGGAATTTCAAAGCTCTGCCTCATCAATGAACTTGACGACTCTTTTCTACTTGTTGCATCAT GTGATGGCTCGGTCCGAATATGGAAAAACTATGCAACGAAGGGTAAACAAAAGCTTGTTACGGGGTTTTCTTCAATTCAGGGCCACAAGCCCAGTGCACGTGACTTGAACGCTGTTGTGGACTGGCAACAACAGTCTGGCTACCTG TATGCTTCTGGGGAGGTGTCAACAGTCGCACTTTGGGACCTGGAGAAAGAACAGCTTCTCAGATCTATTCCCTCTGAGTCAGAGTGCGGAGTTACAGCACTT TCGGCTTCTCAAGTGCACGGGGGTCAACTTGCTGCTGGTTTCGCTGATGGATCTTTGAGACTCTATGATATTCGGTCACCTGAACC GCTTGTCTGTGCGACTCGGCCTCATCAGAAAGTTGAAAGAGTGGTTGGACTCAGTTTTCAGCCTGGGCTTGATCTCGCAAAG GTGGTGAGTGCATCACAGGCCGGTGACATACAGTTCCTTGACCTCAGAACAACAAAGGACACATACCTGACGATTGATGCACACAGGGGTTCACTCACGGCCTTAGCTGTTCACAGACACGCTCCAATCATCGCGAGCGGATCTGCAAAACAGCTGATTAAAGTGTTTAGCCTTCAGGGAGAACAACTAGGGATAATCCGCTACTACCCGTCCTTCATGGCACAGAAGATCGGTTCAGTGAGCTGCCTCGCTTTTCATCCGTACCAGGTTCTGCTTGCAGCTGGAGCTGCGGACTCATTCGTCTCTGTATACACCCATGACAACTCACAAGCAAGGTGA
- the LOC108871166 gene encoding F-box/kelch-repeat protein At4g39550 — translation MYDQLLYSALIPSMSSPEKRTSKKKKKEPSPNPSLPDDFLLSCFARISTLYYPSLSLVSKSFRSLLTSPELYKVRSLSDHTECCLYVCIQFFSDLGPTWYTLCRKPDQTKSSSSSSEYVLAKVPILNSPRASFTGLVSVGPNIYNINSGPVSILNCRSHTWSEGPSMRDDLYSLSASVVDEKIYVIGRSRDCKNSLHKSPLKKKKRSRSRYTCSTQKLKLGIL, via the coding sequence ATGTATGATCAGCTGCTATATTCTGCTTTGATCCCGTCAATGTCGTCCCCGGAAAAGAGAActagtaagaagaagaagaaggagccGTCGCCGAATCCGTCACTCCCGGATGATTTCCTATTGAGCTGCTTCGCCCGCATCTCAACGTTGTACTATCCATCTCTCTCCCTCGTCTCCAAAAGCTTTCGATCTCTCCTTACTTCACCGGAGCTTTACAAGGTACGTTCACTCTCGGACCACACAGAATGTTGTCTTTACGTGTGCATACAATTCTTTTCCGACCTGGGTCCTACCTGGTACACCCTATGCCGGAAACCTGACCAAACcaagtcatcatcatcatcaagtgAGTATGTTTTGGCTAAAGTCCCAATACTAAATTCTCCTCGTGCGTCCTTTACAGGTCTCGTGTCGGTTGGTCCTAATATCTACAACATTAATAGCGGACCGGTCTCGATACTAAATTGCCGGTCTCACACATGGAGCGAGGGTCCAAGCATGCGTGATGATCTCTATTCACTTTCTGCTAGCGTCGTTGATGAAAAGATATATGTAATAGGTCGTTCGAGAGATTGCAAGAACTCGTTACATAAAagccctttaaaaaaaaaaaaaagaagcagaaGTCGTTACACGTGTTCGACACAGAAACTCAAACTTGGGATCCTGTAA